AATGAAAATTGCAATCATACACGATTGGTTGACGGGAATGCGGGGGGGAGAAGTGGTTTTGGATTCTCTTCTCAAGGCATATCCTACTGCGGATCTTTTCACTTTATTTTACAGCAAAGGCAAGTTAAACGGTCGAATTGAAAATCGCAGGATCACTACCGCATTTACCGACAGACTTCCTTTCAAAGAAAAATATTATCGCTATTACCTTCCTCTTTTTCCGACGGCGATAGAGTCGCTGGATCTAAAAGGTTATGATGTGGTGCTTAGTTCTTCCCATTGTGTGGCAAAGGGAGTTATCCCTCATCCGAATACGTTTCACATGAGTTATATCCATTCTCCCATGAGATATGTTTGGGATATGTATTATGATTATTTTCCCAATCGTTCCGGATTGAAATTTTTTCTATTTCAATCGATTGCGAATTATCTTCGCACATGGGATGTAGCATCCTCACAAAGAGTGGACTATTTTACGTGTAACTCTCATTTTGTGGGAAAAAGGATTCAGAAATATTACCGAAGAGATTACCAAGTGATTCCTCCTCCTTGTTTGTCGGAAGAGTTCAGAGTACAGGATTATTCCAAAGAAGATTATTATCTGATGGTTTCCGCATTCGCTCCCTATAAAAAAATCGATCTGGCGATCGAAGCTTTTACCAAAAACAAAAAAAAACTGGTGCTCATCGGCGGCGGACAGGAAGAAACCAAACTTACCAAAAACCTCCCCTCCAATATCATTTGGAAAAAAGGAATCCCTCGCCAGGAAGTGCTTGATTATTACAAAAAGGCTCGCGGTTTTATTTTTCCGGGTATGGAAGACTTCGGAATTACCCCCGTCGAGTCTCAAGCCTATGCGACACCTGTGATTGCTTACGGCCAGGGAGGGGCTTTGGAAACTGTAATTCCCGGGAAAACGGGAGTATTTTTCAAAGAACAGACGGTCGAATCACTAAATCTTGCCATCCAAGAGTCGGAATCCATTACATATAAGCGAACGGAATTCCAAAAATCCATCAATCGGTTTACCGAAGAAAAATTCGTAAGCGAAATTCGTAAAGCAGTCGATAGACATAAGTAGTAATCTTATAGGGGGATCCATTGGTCATCCTACATCGACTGAAAGGGGCAGAATTTGTACTCAATGCGGACTTAATTGAGTCTATCGAGGCAAATCCGGACACTGTCATCACTCTCTTAAATGAGAAGAAGTACATCGTTTCAGAACCTGT
The nucleotide sequence above comes from Leptospira kobayashii. Encoded proteins:
- a CDS encoding flagellar FlbD family protein, whose amino-acid sequence is MVILHRLKGAEFVLNADLIESIEANPDTVITLLNEKKYIVSEPVDTVVEKVFQYKARIHSLPVTNRPTKEG
- a CDS encoding glycosyltransferase; this translates as MKIAIIHDWLTGMRGGEVVLDSLLKAYPTADLFTLFYSKGKLNGRIENRRITTAFTDRLPFKEKYYRYYLPLFPTAIESLDLKGYDVVLSSSHCVAKGVIPHPNTFHMSYIHSPMRYVWDMYYDYFPNRSGLKFFLFQSIANYLRTWDVASSQRVDYFTCNSHFVGKRIQKYYRRDYQVIPPPCLSEEFRVQDYSKEDYYLMVSAFAPYKKIDLAIEAFTKNKKKLVLIGGGQEETKLTKNLPSNIIWKKGIPRQEVLDYYKKARGFIFPGMEDFGITPVESQAYATPVIAYGQGGALETVIPGKTGVFFKEQTVESLNLAIQESESITYKRTEFQKSINRFTEEKFVSEIRKAVDRHK